A section of the Humulus lupulus chromosome 2, drHumLupu1.1, whole genome shotgun sequence genome encodes:
- the LOC133813865 gene encoding ribulose-phosphate 3-epimerase, cytoplasmic isoform-like, translating to MGVTAKIAPSMLSSDFANLASEAERMLNCGADWLHMDIMDGYAKLFWYDYVLWRLNYLTCNCYIPCLIGLNRHFVPNLTIGAPVIESLRKHSKAYLDCHLMVTNPLDYVEPMGKAGASGFTFHVEVSKYNWQELIQIIKAKGMKPGVALKPGTPIEEVYPLIEAENPVEMVLVMTVEPGFGGQKFMPEMMDKVRTLRKKYPALDIEVDGGLGPSTIEMAASAGANCIVAGSSVFGAAEPAKVISLLRNSVQEAQ from the exons ATGGGTGTGACGGCGAAGATAGCACCGTCGATGCTGTCGTCGGACTTCGCCAATTTAGCGTCGGAAGCTGAACGTATGCTCAATTGTGGCGCCGATTGGCTGCACATGGACATCATG GATGG TTATGCCAAGTTATTCTGGTATGATTATGTTCTATGGCGTTTGAACTATTTGACATG CAACTGTTATATTCCTTGTTTGATTGGCCTGAATAGGCACTTTGTACCAAATCTAACAATTGGAGCACCGGTCATTGAGAGTTTGCGGAAGCATTCAAA AGCATATTTGGATTGTCACCTTATGGTCACAAATCCTCTTGATTACGTTGAACCTATGGGGAAAGCTGGTGCTTCTGGTTTTACTTTCCATGTTGAGGTTTCCAAAT ATAATTGGCAAGAACTCATTCAAATAATAAAAGCAAAGGGCATGAAGCCTGGTGTAGCTTTAAAGCCTGGGACGCCAATTGAAGAAGTTTATCCTCTG ATTGAGGCAGAGAATCCTGTGGAAATGGTCCTTGTTATGACTGTTGAACCTGGATTTGGTGGGCAGAAATTCATGCCAGAAATGATGGATAAG GTGCGGACACTGAGAAAGAAGTACCCTGCACTTGATATAGAA GTAGATGGGGGCCTGGGGCCTTCAACCATCGAAATGGCTGCTTCAGCAGGGGCAAACTGTATCGTAGCAGGAAGTTCAGTGTTTGGAGCTGCAGAACCAGCCAAAGTAATATCCCTTTTGAGAAATAGTGTTCAGGAAGCCCAATGA
- the LOC133817095 gene encoding protein LYK2, producing the protein MAAQISSKLYLKAFVLFMWLIVSTLGQSQLRCESSSNNNNTSSRDVFGFKCSTTSTSKNGSLNRCETFAILRTNTHFSSLSNLSFYLGLNRFVVAQANGISPETEFLPKDQPLLIPINCQCNLGLFQAQLAKTTVEGESFTETVESLEGLTTCKAIKDKNPGVSSWDLGVKVFSLLIPLPCACPSSGLSPIPTLYLTYPVTQGDTVSNLAIKFNTTKEAIISANNRSFGAIKESLTPFTPLIVPVTTSKPVLGSLVKPRQPNLRFPASSIPVIGPHKKKSKMRKVGLYIALTAIFVGVSIAVAAAFLIFQMKKKQSLSCKGSGDVELQQLSLSVRTISDNKVSFEGSNQDTLDGQTVNSTTPRKALVETYTVEEMKKATEDFSSSNHIEGAVYHGRLSGKNLAVKRIRQELISKIEFGFFNEAIHHHPNIIRLLGTCLTEDGPDSFLVFEYAKNGSLKDWLHGGLAMKNQFIASCYCFLTWSQRLKICLDVAVALQYMHHVMVPLYVHRNIKSRNIFLDEEFNAKVGNFGMAKCAEDNTSDPQICSSNPATWNLGYLAPEYIHQEVVSPSMDIFAYGVVLLEILSGKTPISRPNEKGGSSVLLSEKIKSILESEDADELRDWMDSALGENYSFDAAVTLANLARACIEEDYALRPTAEEVVEKLSRLVEEAPEGECSLISESSSKPLVKAAADNM; encoded by the coding sequence ATGGCTGCTCAGATCAGTAGCAAGCTCTACTTGAAAGCTTTTGTCCTATTCATGTGGCTTATTGTCTCCACACTTGGTCAGAGCCAACTAAGATGCGAGTCTAGTAGTAACAACAACAACACTTCATCTCGAGATGTCTTTGGCTTCAAGTGCAGTACTACTAGTACTAGTAAAAATGGATCACTGAACAGATGCGAGACATTTGCCATTCTTAGAACCAATACTCACTTCTCTTCTCTTTCAAATTTAAGCTTTTATTTGGGTCTTAATCGGTTTGTGGTTGCTCAAGCTAATGGCATTTCTCCAGAGACTGAGTTCCTCCCCAAAGACCAGCCTTTGTTGATACCAATCAATTGTCAATGCAACCTTGGATTGTTTCAAGCTCAGCTGGCCAAAACTACTGTCGAAGGGGAAAGCTTTACTGAGACTGTTGAATCTTTAGAGGGCTTGACAACCTGCAAAGCCATCAAAGATAAGAACCCAGGTGTCTCATCTTGGGATCTAGGTGTTAAAGTTTTCAGCTTACTGATTCCACTGCCTTGTGCTTGTCCTTCATCTGGACTTAGTCCAATACCAACTCTTTATCTTACTTATCCAGTTACTCAAGGCGATACAGTTTCTAACTTAGCCATTAAGTTCAATACCACTAAAGAAGCTATCATCTCTGCAAATAACAGATCATTTGGAGCAATTAAAGAAAGCTTAACACCCTTTACACCTCTCATTGTCCCAGTTACTACTAGTAAGCCTGTTCTTGGTTCACTTGTTAAACCCCGCCAACCCAATTTGCGCTTTCCGGCTTCTAGTATCCCAGTCATTGGTCCACACAAGAAGAAATCGAAGATGAGGAAGGTTGGACTATATATTGCACTTACTGCTATCTTTGTAGGTGTTAGCATAGCAGTTGCAGCCGCTTTCTTAATATTCCAAATGAAGAAGAAGCAGAGTTTATCGTGCAAAGGATCAGGTGATGTGGAGCTTCAACAGCTAAGTTTAAGTGTAAGAACCATAAGTGACAATAAAGTTTCTTTTGAAGGATCTAATCAGGATACTCTTGATGGCCAGACCGTTAACAGCACAACACCCCGGAAGGCGCTGGTTGAGACTTACACGGTTGAGGAGATGAAGAAAGCAACAGAAGATTTCAGTTCAAGCAACCATATTGAGGGTGCTGTCTACCATGGCCGTCTCAGTGGGAAGAACTTGGCTGTAAAGCGCATAAGACAAGAACTCATCTCCAAAATTGAGTTTGGTTTCTTCAACGAAGCAATTCACCACCATCCCAACATAATAAGGTTGTTAGGGACATGTTTGACAGAAGATGGTCCCGATtcatttctggtttttgagtatGCTAAAAATGGTTCTTTGAAAGATTGGCTTCATGGTGGATTAGCTATGAAAAACCAGTTCATTGCTTCTTGCTATTGTTTCTTGACATGGAGCCAAAGGTTAAAGATTTGTCTAGATGTGGCCGTGGCTTTACAGTATATGCACCACGTAATGGTGCCGTTATATGTCCACAGAAACATCAAAAGCCGAAACATTTTCTTAGATGAAGAATTCAATGCCAAAGTTGGGAACTTCGGCATGGCCAAGTGTGCAGAAGACAACACATCAGACCCTCAAATCTGTTCATCAAATCCTGCAACTTGGAATCTTGGCTATTTGGCTCCTGAGTACATTCACCAAGAAGTAGTCTCTCCAAGCATGGATATATTTGCTTATGGAGTGGTTTTGCTTGAGATTTTATCTGGTAAAACGCCCATTTCTAGGCCTAATGAGAAGGGAGGAAGTAGTGTTTTACTTTCTGAGAAAATTAAGTCCATATTGGAGTCAGAAGATGCAGATGAGCTAAGGGACTGGATGGACAGTGCATTAGGCGAAAACTACTCGTTCGATGCAGCCGTTACATTGGCCAATTTGGCTAGAGCTTGCATAGAGGAAGATTATGCTTTGAGACCAACAGCTGAAGAAGTTGTTGAGAAATTGTCAAGACTAGTTGAAGAGGCACCAGAAGGAGAGTGTAGTTTGATCAGTGAGAGCTCTTCAAAACCTCTGGTCAAAGCTGCTGCAGACAATATGTGA
- the LOC133817096 gene encoding putative calcium-binding protein CML19, with translation MDLLTQYERVFNHFDSNGDGRISSSELQQCVGAIGGELSKADAEAAVEHLDSDGDGLLGLEDFVKLVEEGEEEEKVKDLREAFKMYEMDGCGCITPKSLKKMLSRLGESKSLDECKLMIATFDLNGDGVLNFDEFKVMML, from the coding sequence ATGGATTTACTCACACAATACGAACGTGTTTTCAACCACTTCGACTCCAACGGCGATGGTAGAATATCCTCGTCGGAGTTGCAGCAATGCGTCGGAGCAATAGGCGGAGAGCTTTCGAAAGCGGACGCCGAGGCGGCGGTGGAGCACTTGGACTCCGACGGAGATGGGTTGTTGGGGTTGGAAGACTTTGTTAAGTTGGTTGAAGAAGGCGAGGAAGAAGAGAAAGTGAAAGACTTGAGAGAGGCTTTTAAGATGTATGAAATGgatgggtgtggttgtattaccCCAAAAAGCCTTAAGAAAATGCTTAGTAGACTTGGTGAGTCTAAGAGCCTTGACGAGTGTAAACTCATGATTGCTACCTTTGATCTCAATGGTGATGGTGTTCTCAATTTTGATGAGTTTAAGGTTATGATGTTGTAA